One part of the Mangrovibacillus cuniculi genome encodes these proteins:
- a CDS encoding aminotransferase class I/II-fold pyridoxal phosphate-dependent enzyme: protein MRYPISTSLQNHHHKNPISFHVPGHKYGLVGGVKTESRDTLLKYDVTELTGLDDFHSPTDAINESIKRLEKIYSSKGSYYLVNGSTVGNLAMILATCRAGDKIIVPRNAHKSVINAVELADAQPIFVQPERDIETGTYVGISVEMIKEVRRTFDVSACLLTYPSYYGQIFDIKAVIDYCHDHNMVVLVDEAHGAHLLLNELFPPSALALGADIVVQSAHKTLPSLTMTSWLHVGSSRVNIVELERYLSMLQSSSPSYLFLQSLENAMEFVYDYTEKKEYVEHFFNGRKIFLNNLQQTTQLTFVEMDDPLKIYVQLNGYSGYELQSILEQVGIFGELGDAKGVLWILPLQWSATYLEECIGRVKLLKPKNEENIMEERKNIIDFPSVSTIPYTYKDLKKLEIQISPIDKALGSVVAEPLIPYPPGIPLVQRGERLTEEIGEEIQSLIKSGVHVQGITSTKHVKVFSTI from the coding sequence TTGAGATATCCTATAAGCACATCATTACAGAATCACCACCACAAAAACCCAATATCTTTTCATGTTCCAGGTCATAAATACGGATTAGTAGGTGGAGTCAAGACAGAAAGTAGAGACACCCTACTAAAATATGATGTAACGGAACTTACTGGTTTAGATGATTTTCATTCCCCAACAGATGCTATAAATGAATCCATAAAAAGATTAGAGAAGATATACTCTTCAAAAGGTAGTTACTACTTAGTTAATGGGTCGACTGTGGGAAACCTAGCGATGATTTTAGCTACATGTAGAGCGGGGGATAAGATCATAGTGCCTCGCAATGCTCATAAATCTGTTATCAATGCAGTAGAACTTGCAGATGCACAACCTATTTTTGTTCAACCTGAAAGAGATATAGAAACTGGCACATATGTAGGAATTTCAGTTGAAATGATAAAAGAAGTTAGACGTACTTTTGATGTAAGTGCATGTCTACTAACATACCCATCCTATTACGGACAAATATTTGATATAAAAGCTGTTATAGACTATTGCCACGATCATAATATGGTTGTTTTAGTAGATGAAGCGCACGGGGCGCACTTACTATTGAATGAATTGTTCCCTCCCTCAGCATTAGCGTTAGGTGCGGATATCGTTGTGCAATCCGCTCATAAAACGTTGCCATCCTTAACAATGACATCCTGGCTGCACGTAGGATCTTCTAGAGTAAATATAGTAGAGTTAGAAAGATATTTAAGTATGTTACAATCTAGTAGTCCATCGTATTTGTTCTTACAATCATTAGAAAATGCTATGGAATTTGTATATGACTATACAGAAAAAAAGGAATATGTAGAACACTTCTTTAATGGAAGGAAGATATTTTTAAATAACCTACAGCAAACTACACAACTTACTTTTGTGGAAATGGATGATCCATTAAAGATATATGTGCAGTTAAATGGATACTCAGGTTATGAACTTCAATCCATATTAGAGCAAGTAGGTATCTTTGGTGAATTAGGGGATGCTAAAGGAGTACTTTGGATCCTGCCGTTACAATGGTCGGCAACGTACCTTGAAGAATGTATAGGAAGAGTTAAGTTGTTAAAGCCAAAAAATGAAGAAAATATAATGGAAGAACGTAAAAACATAATAGATTTTCCATCAGTATCCACGATTCCTTACACATATAAGGATTTAAAAAAATTAGAGATTCAAATTTCTCCTATAGATAAAGCTCTAGGGAGTGTTGTTGCAGAACCACTTATCCCATATCCTCCAGGAATTCCGCTGGTACAAAGAGGGGAACGCTTAACAGAAGAGATAGGTGAGGAGATTCAATCACTTATCAAGAGTGGAGTGCATGTACAAGGTATTACTTCTACAAAGCATGTTAAAGTATTTTCTACTATATAA
- the tmk gene encoding dTMP kinase produces MFITIEGPEGAGKTTVVQQVKEKLEAEGLAFVFTREPGGIRIAEKIREVILDPEHKEMDGRTEAILYAAARRQHLVEKVYPALREGKTVICDRFIDSSLAYQGYGRGLGLEEVLTLNSFATEGKMPDVTIFFDIEPEKGLARIQQHEDREFNRLDQEKLEFHKKVYEGYQQVIDRFPDRIIVIDADRPIEVVVKDVYDVIKSRSYL; encoded by the coding sequence TTGTTTATAACTATTGAAGGGCCAGAAGGTGCAGGGAAAACTACTGTCGTTCAACAAGTAAAAGAGAAGCTAGAAGCAGAAGGACTAGCGTTTGTTTTTACACGAGAGCCAGGTGGGATTCGAATTGCCGAAAAGATAAGAGAGGTTATATTAGACCCAGAACACAAGGAAATGGATGGTAGAACAGAAGCAATTCTTTATGCTGCAGCACGAAGACAGCATCTTGTTGAAAAAGTCTATCCCGCTTTAAGGGAAGGAAAGACAGTTATATGTGATCGCTTTATTGATAGTTCTTTAGCGTATCAAGGATATGGAAGAGGATTGGGATTGGAAGAAGTACTGACTTTAAATTCTTTTGCAACGGAAGGGAAAATGCCCGATGTAACGATATTCTTTGATATAGAACCAGAAAAAGGGTTAGCTCGTATCCAACAGCATGAAGATCGTGAGTTTAATCGATTAGACCAAGAAAAATTAGAATTTCATAAGAAGGTATATGAAGGATACCAGCAGGTAATAGATAGATTTCCAGACCGGATAATAGTGATTGATGCTGATCGACCTATAGAAGTTGTGGTGAAGGATGTCTATGATGTTATTAAAAGTCGCTCTTATTTGTAA
- a CDS encoding cyclic-di-AMP receptor codes for MKMIIAIVQDQDANRLSQTLVKNKIQATKLSTTGGFLRSGNTTFMIGTEDEKVDSVLEIVKNSCKSRQQLVAPVSPMGGNADSYVPYPVEVEVGGATVFVLPIEQFHHF; via the coding sequence ATGAAGATGATCATTGCTATTGTTCAAGATCAGGATGCTAACCGTTTGTCGCAAACGTTAGTGAAAAATAAAATTCAAGCAACCAAATTATCAACTACGGGTGGGTTTTTACGATCTGGAAACACAACATTCATGATTGGAACTGAGGATGAAAAGGTAGATTCCGTACTAGAAATCGTGAAAAATAGCTGTAAGTCTCGTCAGCAACTAGTTGCTCCAGTATCTCCGATGGGAGGAAATGCAGACTCTTACGTACCATATCCAGTTGAGGTAGAAGTAGGTGGAGCAACTGTCTTTGTTTTACCTATTGAACAATTTCATCATTTCTAA
- a CDS encoding YaaR family protein translates to MKIQQDVRLGLDKVRTDTQRQISSTHSFGAIVQQQSQKMQVEQLQRLLGDIQTAGTRLARSRTFKELARFKMLVKKFVKETVEFGLDVKQTKTWNQYGEGRQLSTVEMIDIQLIELTEDILNEEKSSIDLLSKIGEIKGLLINLYT, encoded by the coding sequence ATGAAGATCCAACAAGATGTAAGACTTGGTCTAGACAAAGTTAGAACCGATACACAAAGGCAAATCAGTTCTACTCATTCTTTCGGTGCAATTGTCCAACAGCAAAGTCAAAAAATGCAAGTAGAGCAACTACAAAGGCTTTTGGGAGATATTCAAACTGCTGGAACAAGGTTAGCAAGATCTAGAACGTTTAAAGAATTAGCGAGATTCAAAATGCTTGTCAAAAAGTTTGTAAAAGAGACGGTTGAATTTGGTCTTGATGTCAAACAAACAAAAACCTGGAACCAGTACGGGGAAGGCAGACAGTTAAGTACTGTTGAAATGATAGATATTCAATTAATCGAATTAACCGAAGATATATTAAATGAAGAGAAGTCCTCTATTGATCTCTTAAGTAAAATCGGCGAGATAAAAGGATTATTAATAAATTTATACACATAA
- a CDS encoding PSP1 domain-containing protein, producing MYKVIGVRFKKAGKIYYFDPGDLVISLHDYVIVETVRGIEYGKVVIEEKWVDEHDVVLPLKKVTRIADTKDKLSVEENKSASKEAYEICCQKIDQHELDMKLVDVEYTFDRNKVIFYFTADGRVDFRDLVKDLASIFRTRIELRQIGVRDEAKMLGGIGPCGRMLCCSTFLGDFEPVSIKMAKDQNLSLNPSKISGLCGRLMCCLKYENDEYEEAKQLLPDIGEYVTTPQGKGKVVGLNILERLMQIDIPSIERVVEYSLEEMQGAKASSVQATE from the coding sequence TTGTATAAAGTTATTGGAGTTAGATTTAAAAAAGCAGGTAAGATATATTATTTTGATCCAGGTGATCTGGTAATTAGTTTGCATGACTATGTCATTGTAGAAACAGTAAGAGGTATTGAGTACGGTAAAGTAGTAATTGAAGAAAAATGGGTAGATGAACATGACGTTGTTCTGCCGCTTAAGAAAGTAACTAGAATAGCTGATACGAAAGATAAATTATCAGTGGAAGAGAATAAATCGGCTTCTAAAGAAGCCTATGAAATATGTTGTCAAAAAATAGACCAACACGAGCTTGATATGAAATTAGTAGATGTAGAGTATACGTTTGATCGTAACAAAGTGATATTTTATTTTACAGCGGACGGAAGAGTAGACTTTCGAGATTTAGTAAAAGATCTTGCATCCATTTTCCGAACAAGGATTGAGTTACGTCAAATTGGTGTAAGAGATGAAGCAAAAATGCTCGGTGGAATTGGTCCTTGTGGCCGTATGTTATGTTGTTCCACATTTTTAGGAGACTTTGAACCAGTTTCTATTAAGATGGCGAAAGATCAAAACCTTTCATTAAATCCTTCTAAGATCTCAGGACTTTGTGGTAGATTAATGTGCTGTTTGAAGTATGAGAATGATGAGTACGAAGAAGCAAAACAGTTGTTACCCGATATCGGAGAATACGTAACAACACCACAAGGTAAAGGAAAAGTGGTAGGGTTAAATATTTTAGAACGCCTGATGCAAATAGACATTCCTAGTATTGAAAGAGTAGTGGAATACTCACTAGAAGAAATGCAAGGAGCTAAAGCTTCATCTGTACAAGCTACAGAATAA
- the yabA gene encoding DNA replication initiation control protein YabA: protein MDKKELFDSVSHMEARIGELYQQLGALKEHLGQFIEENHALQIENDLLRRRLEGETTPSKTKKATDPEEDTASDVGEGYDNLARIYQEGFHICNLHFGSPRQNEDCLFCLSFLTKK, encoded by the coding sequence GTGGATAAAAAAGAATTATTTGACTCTGTATCGCATATGGAGGCACGAATAGGTGAGTTATATCAACAACTTGGTGCCTTAAAAGAACATTTAGGTCAATTTATTGAAGAGAATCATGCGTTACAAATTGAAAACGATCTGCTTCGACGAAGATTAGAAGGTGAAACTACGCCATCTAAAACAAAAAAAGCAACCGATCCAGAAGAAGATACAGCATCAGATGTTGGTGAAGGGTATGATAATTTAGCACGTATTTACCAAGAGGGGTTTCACATTTGTAATCTTCATTTTGGGAGTCCACGTCAGAATGAAGATTGTCTCTTCTGTTTATCGTTTTTAACTAAAAAGTAA
- a CDS encoding tRNA1(Val) (adenine(37)-N6)-methyltransferase, which translates to MSELVLKPGERLDHLLAEDLRIIQSREVFSFSFDAVLLANFARVPTHKAKIVDLCSGNGVIPLLLSSRTKVPITGVEIQERLYDMATRSIEFNNLSNQIEMCHLDLKQAPALLGVEKTDIVTCNPPYFNTYSQDIINKNEHYAIARHEILCTLEDVVQATSRLLKQGGKAYFVHRPNRLMDLITYMKKYRIEPKRIQFIYPREGKDANTLLIEGIKDGQPDVKILPPITVYEKNGEYSAFMRRLLYGEES; encoded by the coding sequence GTGTCCGAGTTAGTATTAAAACCTGGAGAGAGATTAGATCATTTATTAGCAGAAGATCTGCGAATCATCCAGAGTAGAGAAGTTTTTTCATTTTCTTTTGATGCTGTATTATTAGCAAATTTCGCAAGGGTACCAACACATAAAGCAAAAATAGTAGATCTATGCTCTGGTAACGGAGTAATTCCTTTATTACTCTCTTCTAGAACAAAAGTACCTATAACAGGTGTCGAAATACAAGAGCGACTGTATGATATGGCTACAAGAAGTATTGAGTTTAATAACTTAAGTAATCAAATAGAGATGTGTCATTTAGATTTAAAACAAGCACCTGCTTTATTAGGAGTAGAGAAAACAGATATTGTAACCTGTAATCCTCCGTATTTTAATACGTACTCTCAAGACATTATTAATAAAAATGAACATTATGCTATAGCTAGACATGAAATACTCTGTACATTAGAAGATGTCGTTCAGGCAACTAGTCGATTGTTAAAACAAGGTGGCAAAGCCTATTTTGTACATAGACCTAATAGATTAATGGACTTAATTACCTATATGAAGAAGTATCGCATAGAACCAAAGAGAATACAGTTTATATATCCGAGAGAAGGAAAAGATGCTAATACCCTGTTAATTGAAGGGATAAAAGATGGTCAACCTGATGTGAAAATCCTTCCTCCAATAACCGTTTATGAGAAGAATGGAGAGTATTCTGCGTTTATGAGAAGGTTGTTATATGGCGAAGAGTCGTAA
- a CDS encoding GIY-YIG nuclease family protein, with amino-acid sequence MAKSRNHFFYVLECEDGSYYAGYAVDVERRFQEHIGGTGAKYTKQRKPVHVIHQEVFFSRSEACKKEAAFKQLTRKEKEKYIETYKESWVD; translated from the coding sequence ATGGCGAAGAGTCGTAATCATTTTTTTTATGTATTAGAATGCGAAGATGGTAGTTATTATGCCGGATATGCTGTAGATGTAGAGCGTAGATTTCAAGAACATATTGGTGGGACTGGAGCGAAATATACAAAACAGAGAAAGCCTGTACATGTTATTCATCAAGAGGTTTTCTTCTCCCGATCAGAGGCATGTAAAAAGGAAGCGGCCTTTAAACAATTAACTAGAAAAGAAAAAGAAAAGTATATAGAGACATATAAAGAAAGTTGGGTAGATTAG
- the rsmI gene encoding 16S rRNA (cytidine(1402)-2'-O)-methyltransferase has translation MKSQKSFQPQDVGTLFIIPTPIGNLEDMTPRAIRLLKEVTVIAAEDTRNTKKLCHVFEIQTPLTSYHEHNKEESGRYLVERLLRGEDVALVSDAGMPAISDPGYELVQQAIEESISVVPIPGANAALTALVGSGLVPQPFTFYGFLPRGKKDRISVLEKWKNHEASIIFYEAPHRLNEMLMAIHTVWGNRSAVLCRELTKRYEEYIRGTLEELVEWSKNEQIRGEFVVIVEGNSNPETIEETPWWEELTINEHVDNIMKESGITSKEAIKEVAKQRSLSKREVYQSYHVH, from the coding sequence GTGAAATCACAAAAGAGTTTTCAACCTCAAGATGTAGGTACATTATTTATCATACCAACTCCTATCGGTAACTTAGAAGATATGACACCGAGAGCCATAAGGTTATTAAAAGAAGTTACTGTTATTGCTGCAGAAGATACAAGAAATACGAAAAAATTATGCCATGTATTCGAGATACAAACACCTCTAACCAGTTACCATGAACATAATAAAGAGGAAAGTGGCCGTTATTTAGTAGAACGTCTACTAAGAGGAGAAGATGTAGCGTTAGTAAGTGATGCTGGAATGCCTGCAATATCTGATCCAGGATATGAATTAGTACAACAGGCTATTGAAGAGTCTATTTCGGTTGTTCCAATACCAGGAGCTAATGCTGCGTTAACAGCTCTAGTTGGATCCGGCTTGGTACCACAACCATTTACCTTTTATGGATTTTTACCAAGAGGAAAAAAGGATCGTATTTCCGTATTAGAAAAATGGAAAAATCATGAGGCGTCTATAATATTCTATGAAGCTCCGCATCGTTTAAATGAAATGTTGATGGCTATCCATACAGTTTGGGGGAATCGATCAGCTGTACTTTGCAGAGAGTTAACAAAACGATATGAGGAATACATACGAGGTACACTTGAGGAATTAGTAGAGTGGAGTAAAAATGAACAGATCCGTGGGGAGTTCGTAGTAATAGTGGAGGGGAACTCCAATCCAGAAACGATAGAAGAGACACCTTGGTGGGAAGAGCTTACGATTAATGAGCATGTTGACAATATAATGAAGGAAAGCGGCATTACTTCAAAAGAGGCAATAAAAGAAGTAGCCAAACAGCGATCCTTATCTAAACGAGAAGTGTATCAATCGTATCATGTTCATTAG
- a CDS encoding AbrB/MazE/SpoVT family DNA-binding domain-containing protein yields the protein MKSTGIVRKVDELGRVVIPIELRRTLGIAEKDALEIYVDDEKIILKKYKPSMTCQITGEVSDDNIKLAGGKLILSRDGAEQLIKKIQDSLK from the coding sequence ATGAAATCTACAGGTATTGTACGTAAAGTTGATGAATTAGGACGCGTGGTTATTCCTATCGAACTTCGCCGCACACTAGGTATAGCAGAAAAAGACGCTCTTGAAATCTATGTTGACGATGAGAAAATCATCTTAAAGAAATATAAACCAAGCATGACTTGCCAAATTACTGGTGAAGTATCCGATGATAACATTAAGCTTGCTGGCGGTAAATTAATCCTTAGCCGTGATGGAGCAGAGCAACTAATCAAAAAAATTCAAGACAGCTTAAAATAA
- the metG gene encoding methionine--tRNA ligase gives MTTKPTYYITTPIYYPSGKLHIGHAYTTVAGDAMARYKRLRGYDVRYLTGADEHGQKIQRKAEELGISPKVYVDQMTEGTKALWSKLHISYDDYIQTTEERHTKVVQAIFQKLLDNGDIYLDEYEGWYSVPDETFYTESQLEDVEKNDKGEVIGGKSPDSGHHCELVREESYFFRLSKYADRLLAHYEANPDFILPVSRKNEMVNNFIKPGLEDLAVSRTTFDWGIKVPGNEKHVIYVWIDALSNYITALGYNSEDTTLYDRFWPANVHLVGKEIVRFHTIIWPALLMALDLPLPKQIFAHGWLLMKDGKMSKSKGNVVDPVTLIDRFGLDALRYYLLREVPFGADGVFTPEAFVERINYDLANDLGNLLNRTIAMMNKYFEGEIPAYKGSEGEFDLSLVQANRQLLTKYEQAMENLEFSVALTEIWQFVSRTNKYIDETQPWVLAKDEENKEQLASVMVHLAEALRQTAVLLQPFLVVTPTAIFTQLGLQNPTNQSWESIEEFGQIPEGTTVVEKGEPVFPRLDSEEEVAFIKDKMQGSAPKKEEEIAKEEVEDVPEISIDDFMKIEMKVAAITKAEPVKKADKLLKLQLDLGNEQRQVVSGIAKYYTPEELVGQRVICVTNLKPVKLRGELSQGMVLAGEKNGTLKLAEVDPALELGARVK, from the coding sequence ATGACAACAAAACCAACATATTATATTACTACACCAATTTATTACCCTAGCGGAAAATTACATATCGGTCATGCTTATACAACTGTTGCTGGTGACGCAATGGCCAGATATAAAAGGCTTCGTGGATATGATGTACGCTATTTAACTGGAGCGGATGAGCATGGTCAAAAGATACAACGTAAAGCCGAAGAATTAGGTATTTCTCCAAAAGTATATGTGGATCAAATGACAGAGGGAACAAAAGCATTATGGTCTAAGCTTCATATATCATACGATGATTACATCCAAACAACAGAAGAAAGACATACAAAAGTAGTTCAAGCGATTTTTCAAAAGCTATTAGATAATGGAGATATTTATTTAGATGAGTATGAAGGTTGGTATTCTGTTCCAGACGAAACGTTTTATACGGAATCTCAATTAGAAGATGTAGAGAAAAATGATAAGGGTGAAGTAATAGGCGGGAAAAGTCCTGATAGCGGCCATCATTGTGAGTTAGTTAGGGAAGAGTCTTACTTTTTCCGTTTAAGCAAGTATGCCGACCGCTTATTAGCACATTATGAAGCAAACCCTGATTTTATTTTACCTGTGTCTAGAAAAAATGAGATGGTGAATAACTTTATTAAGCCAGGTTTAGAAGACTTAGCTGTTTCGCGAACCACATTTGATTGGGGAATTAAGGTTCCTGGTAACGAAAAGCACGTTATCTATGTGTGGATTGATGCTCTTTCTAACTATATCACTGCTCTTGGTTATAATAGTGAAGACACAACTCTATATGATCGTTTTTGGCCAGCCAACGTGCATCTAGTAGGTAAAGAGATTGTTCGTTTCCATACTATTATATGGCCAGCACTGTTAATGGCTTTAGATTTACCATTACCTAAGCAAATTTTCGCACATGGTTGGCTATTAATGAAAGATGGGAAAATGTCTAAATCAAAAGGTAATGTCGTAGATCCAGTTACATTAATAGACCGCTTTGGATTGGATGCTCTTCGTTACTATTTACTTCGTGAAGTACCATTTGGAGCAGACGGTGTATTTACACCGGAAGCATTTGTGGAAAGAATAAATTATGATTTAGCAAATGATCTAGGAAACTTACTTAACAGAACTATTGCTATGATGAACAAATATTTCGAGGGAGAAATTCCTGCATATAAAGGGTCAGAGGGAGAGTTTGATCTATCATTAGTACAAGCCAATCGACAATTACTTACAAAGTATGAACAGGCTATGGAAAATCTAGAGTTCTCCGTTGCGTTAACGGAAATCTGGCAGTTCGTATCTAGAACGAATAAATATATTGATGAAACACAACCTTGGGTACTGGCTAAAGATGAAGAAAATAAAGAACAGTTAGCATCTGTAATGGTCCACTTAGCTGAAGCGCTTCGTCAAACAGCCGTTTTATTACAGCCGTTCTTAGTAGTTACACCAACAGCTATCTTTACTCAGTTGGGACTTCAAAATCCGACGAATCAAAGTTGGGAATCTATTGAAGAGTTTGGGCAGATCCCAGAGGGGACAACTGTTGTAGAAAAAGGAGAGCCTGTATTTCCTCGTTTAGATTCAGAAGAGGAAGTTGCTTTTATTAAAGATAAAATGCAGGGTTCTGCTCCTAAGAAGGAAGAGGAAATAGCAAAAGAAGAAGTAGAAGATGTACCTGAAATTTCGATAGACGATTTTATGAAAATAGAAATGAAGGTTGCTGCTATTACGAAAGCTGAACCTGTAAAAAAAGCAGATAAACTGTTAAAACTGCAACTGGACCTAGGAAATGAACAGCGACAAGTGGTTTCAGGAATAGCAAAATATTACACACCTGAAGAGTTAGTAGGGCAACGTGTCATTTGCGTAACAAATTTGAAGCCAGTTAAACTTCGTGGGGAACTATCTCAAGGAATGGTATTAGCAGGTGAAAAGAACGGAACACTAAAATTAGCAGAAGTGGACCCAGCGTTGGAATTGGGTGCTCGAGTGAAGTAA
- a CDS encoding TatD family hydrolase: MLFDTHVHLNAEQFDEDLEEVLGRAREVGVDRMVVVGFDRPTIEKALYLIETYDELYAAVGWHPVDAIDCTEEDLAWIESLASHPKVVAIGEMGLDYHWDKSPKERQKQIFRKQIQLAKKVKLPIIIHNRDATADVVQILKEENAAEVGGIMHCYGGSVETAIECIEMNFYISLGGPVTFKNAKKPKEVAEQIPLEKLLIETDCPYLAPHPHRGKRNEPSYVSLVAEQIAELKGITVEEVAEVTTKNAKKLFDIK; encoded by the coding sequence ATGTTATTTGATACACATGTTCATTTGAACGCAGAGCAATTTGATGAAGATTTAGAAGAAGTGTTAGGAAGAGCTCGTGAAGTAGGCGTTGACCGTATGGTAGTAGTAGGGTTTGATCGTCCAACAATAGAAAAAGCTTTATATCTAATTGAAACGTATGATGAGTTGTATGCTGCAGTTGGTTGGCACCCAGTTGATGCGATAGATTGCACAGAAGAAGATCTTGCTTGGATTGAATCCTTAGCTAGTCATCCTAAAGTTGTTGCGATAGGAGAAATGGGATTGGATTATCATTGGGATAAGTCTCCTAAAGAACGTCAAAAACAGATTTTTAGAAAACAAATACAACTAGCAAAAAAAGTAAAATTACCTATTATCATACATAATCGGGATGCTACGGCAGATGTTGTGCAAATTCTTAAAGAGGAGAATGCAGCAGAAGTTGGTGGTATCATGCATTGTTACGGGGGAAGTGTCGAAACAGCGATAGAGTGTATTGAAATGAATTTTTATATTTCGTTAGGTGGTCCTGTAACGTTTAAAAACGCAAAGAAACCGAAAGAAGTAGCAGAACAGATTCCATTGGAAAAATTGCTTATTGAAACAGATTGTCCGTATCTTGCACCTCATCCTCATAGAGGGAAGAGAAACGAACCTTCCTATGTATCACTTGTTGCAGAGCAGATTGCAGAGTTAAAGGGAATTACAGTCGAGGAGGTAGCAGAAGTAACAACAAAAAATGCGAAGAAATTATTCGACATAAAATGA
- a CDS encoding G5 and 3D domain-containing protein, which translates to MSANTMKNLFSKSLSKRIWAIVSFSVLLFVGVYGFFIFEGTKKTIAVELDGKTTEMQTRATTVEELLADLDIEVHSEDYVFPSLDKQLKNNDTVKWEPAKQVTVQNGSEKQTVWTTADNVQQLLKELEIQLGEHDQVQPSLDTAIAKNVEVKIDKAFALTLAVGGEKEEVWSTSTTVADFLKHQGVNLGELDRVEPSLTEVIEPKDVVNVVRVEKVTDVVEEPTDFAVVTKKDSNLTKGSEKVVQQGEKGLVKKEFEVIKENGKEVSRTLLSKESVKESKDKIVAVGTKTLTAQASRGTKSSQPASGSVKREFTVSSTAYTAHCNGCSGVTATGINLRNNPGMKVIAVDPNVIPLGTKVWVEGYGYAVAADTGSAIKGNKIDVFFAEKSQAYRWGRKSVTIRILD; encoded by the coding sequence ATGAGTGCAAACACCATGAAAAACCTGTTTTCCAAGTCTTTGAGTAAGAGGATATGGGCAATCGTCTCGTTTAGCGTCCTACTATTTGTAGGTGTTTACGGATTCTTTATTTTTGAAGGAACGAAGAAGACGATTGCAGTAGAACTTGATGGAAAGACAACAGAAATGCAAACAAGAGCTACAACAGTAGAAGAACTACTGGCAGATTTAGATATTGAAGTACACTCAGAAGACTATGTGTTCCCAAGCTTAGATAAACAGTTGAAAAATAACGATACTGTTAAGTGGGAACCAGCAAAACAGGTAACTGTTCAAAACGGTTCTGAAAAACAAACCGTTTGGACGACTGCGGATAATGTCCAGCAGCTATTAAAAGAATTAGAAATTCAGTTGGGAGAACACGATCAAGTGCAACCTAGCTTGGATACTGCTATTGCGAAAAATGTGGAAGTCAAAATTGATAAAGCATTTGCATTAACGCTGGCAGTAGGAGGAGAAAAAGAAGAAGTGTGGTCCACTTCGACTACGGTCGCTGACTTTTTAAAGCATCAAGGAGTTAACCTAGGAGAACTAGACCGAGTTGAGCCAAGTCTTACGGAAGTAATCGAACCAAAAGATGTCGTCAATGTCGTTAGAGTAGAAAAGGTCACCGATGTAGTGGAAGAACCAACTGATTTTGCCGTTGTGACAAAGAAAGATTCAAACCTAACTAAAGGTTCTGAAAAAGTTGTCCAACAAGGTGAAAAGGGCTTAGTGAAGAAAGAATTTGAAGTAATCAAAGAGAACGGTAAAGAAGTATCAAGAACACTTCTGTCTAAAGAGAGTGTGAAAGAGAGTAAAGACAAAATTGTTGCTGTTGGTACAAAGACGTTAACAGCTCAAGCTTCCCGTGGTACGAAGTCTTCTCAACCAGCTTCAGGTTCAGTAAAACGTGAATTTACTGTTTCGTCTACAGCTTATACAGCGCACTGTAACGGTTGTTCAGGTGTTACTGCAACAGGAATAAATTTACGTAATAACCCAGGTATGAAGGTTATTGCTGTAGACCCTAATGTTATTCCATTAGGTACAAAAGTATGGGTAGAAGGATATGGTTATGCTGTTGCTGCAGATACTGGTTCTGCTATTAAGGGCAACAAGATTGATGTATTCTTTGCAGAAAAGTCTCAAGCGTATCGTTGGGGACGAAAGTCTGTTACTATTCGTATACTAGATTAA